One Sulfurimonas sp. HSL-3221 genomic window, TCCCGTCTGCCAGGTACCATTTTTCGACACCGTGACGCGTACCATCCGTATACGGCATCTCGTACTCCAGGATTTCCCCCGGATGGTAGGTCTTCAGCACACCGTCATTGCGTCCCGAAGCGTTATAGGGGTACTCAAAACGCAGTTCACCCGCCGTATAGAGATAACGTACATATGAGCCGTCTTCATGATAGACGATTTTCTCGGCCAAAAGACCGTTTTGATCATAGACCATGTACAGGCTGAGCTCACCTGCACTGTTGTAGATTTTTTGCTCCATGACGTGATTGTCGGCTGTATCATAAAGGGTCCACGTCGCCGGTTTGTAATCACTGTCAAAGCGCGGCGCCACCGTTTCGGACTGATAAATGGTCTCACTGTAGGTCGTCGCACCGTAGTAGGTCTGCGCCTGCATAATACCGTTTGAATAGGTAACAGCCCTGGTACCGCCATAATCTACCGTCCCATCCACAATGCCGTTAACGAACGGGATGGAAGCAGCCCGCCAATACTGAGTTCCCCAAGACGTGTAGCCGCAGATGCGCTGCACCGGTTCCATGAGTGTGCGCAGATCTTCGTTGACATACTCCAGACTGAATTGGCCCTCTTTGACTGTCACCGTTCCGTTCCACAACCCGTTTTGCAGCGTTCCATCCAGCAACAATGCGCCATTGCGCAGAAGCTGTACCGTCCCGTGCAGTGTACCGTTTTGGTAGTTGGCTGTGAACTCGTAGACATCCCCATTCGTATCCGTGCGTTTCGTATAGTAAACGCCGTTGCGTACACCGGCGGCATACTCCTCGATGTTCGTCGTATTGTTGTCATAGAGATCGAGCGTGTATTGACGCCCGTCCAGCTGACCGTTAAGCGTATTGTACTCTTCGGTCACGACACCGTTGATGGCAACAGTGCGCTGCACCAGGTTTCCGTTGTCCCATACGGCATCGGTAACTCTATCCGCATACACAAGATTATATTGTGAGCTTTCCGGAGCAAACACACTATCGACGCTGTGCCATGCACCGTGTTGCAGACCATTCAGATGATAGCCCCACTCGCTCTCTGTGAACCAGGGACCGTGTTCAACACCATTGGCATATGAGTACAGTGCACGGACGTTCTCCAAGGCATCAAAATAGATTTGCGCCCCGTCAGGCTCGCCGTTACTGAAACTCTCGACATGACTGATCCTGAAATCGTTTCCAAAATGCAGCGTCAGCCCGTTTGGAACATCGTTAATGTGTTGCTGCGATGTGATGAGTTTGTCATATTGATAGGAACATCTGTAAGCCCCGACATAAAAAGTATCCACATTATCTGCGTATGCCGGTGAGTCAACCAGTTCCGCTCTGTATTTAGGACAAAGCGTTGTATACGAAGCTGCGTTGAGAGAGATTTCGCCCTGATACTCCGCCGGAAGCGTCGCCATGGAAGGCAGTTCCCCCGCCGTCGGCAGCACGACATCCTTGACCGAGACCAGGATTTCCGTCTCGCCAGTCGCATTCTTGTCGTCCGTCACCACCAGTCTAACCGTATGATCCCCCGGGGCGAAGATGTAGTCGTAGCTCTTCGCCGTACTCTCGTTGATCAGGGTTCCGTTGTCATACCAACTGTATTTGACGATCTTGCCGTCGCTGTCAACGCTGTTCCATCCGGGCAGCGTCACCGTCTCGCCCGCCATGACCAGCTGGTTGGCACCGGCAATGGCGACCGGCGCGATGTTGGCCGGTACTGCCGTCTTGATATCGGTCACACTCACGTTTGCAGTCGCGTACTGACGACCGAAACTCTGACTCAGCTTCTGGCTGCCGCCGATAAAGTAGACCGTATAGTCACCCGGCTGGGTGAACTGGAGTTTCGCGATTTCCCGATTGTTGACATCGGGATAGGTGATATACACCCCCTCTTCGGGTAAGACTTTCCAGTCGACATACTTTTGTTCAAACGGGTTATTGATCCCGTCTTCGACAAGCCCGACCACTGTCACCTCGCCGTAATCAGAAGGCGTAGTGGCTTTCACGCCAAGCTTTGGTAACGAAAAAATGCCGTCATGGTACATCGACCAATTCTTCGTCCAGCCCATATGTAAGTATTCCATGGAATCCAAGCCCAATTCCGCTTTTAACGTGACATCCACCCCAAGCGTTGCGCCCAAATCCGTCAGGCGATAATCGGCAGATGCATTTTGGATGCTGCCCTCGGTAGCGATGGCCGCCTGGGCCCAAAGCGGCACGGCCACGCTGCCTTTAATGATTTTCCATGTCTTCGATTGTACACTCGGTATGATTTTGAAGGTGACATCCGCCTTGCCTTCAACGCTGATCGATGCCGTATAGGTGGGAGTGGGCTCCTCCTTGCTACCGATGGCTTCCCAGCTGTCATTCTCATAACGGAAACCCGATTTGATCGGGATGACATTGTTCATTTTGGTGGACGCCTTGATGGCCCCGGCAGCGTTTGCTGTCAGCTCCGCATCCAACCTGAGCGTAATCTCTTCTAGCACCGGTACGCCCGCCACTAAAAACACCCGAGTAAAGTTACGTTGCCACAGGGGGGCAACGCCGTCGTCAGTGGTACGGACACCTATGGTTTTTGCCGCTTCGAAGTTCAGCAGTACTTCGGTATCAAAGTGCACGTCACCTTCCAAATACATTTCGGCTTTATCGATCGAGAAGGTGCCTGTTTTTACAACCTGCGATGTCAGATGAGGGGCGAACTCCACTTTCATCCCTGCAGAGAGCACCCCATCTGGCGTCGAGAGGCTGGCATTGATTGTTCCAAAGCTGATCTCTTGACTCTTGGGTACGACATGGATCTCCAGTTCGACCGTTTCCGTTGCCGTTGCACAGGGGTCTGCAGCATTGTCACAGATCACTTCGTCCGCACGCAGTTCAAACGTGACCATATAAGGATCCTCGCTCACCATCTGGCTGGTAGCCAGCATCTTGAGCTCGGCGCTGATAAACGTGGGGTCTGTACCGTTTCTGGTCAGTGTCATTCCCAGGGTTGCAGGGTCAACGACCGTACCGCCATGTGTAACCTTCTCAATGCGGATACCGTTGAATTCATACTCCGGATCGGTTCGATTCGCAATAATCGTAGCAGTAAGGGTCTCTCCCTCGTTAACCGCAATCTGGTTTGTCGGCATCGTGACATTAAAGGCGCCAAATGAAGCGCTATACGCCACGGATCGTGCCGTAGCGGAAGCAGGCGTCGCATGAGACGTTACCGTTTGAGTCGCCTTGAAGCGCCCCGATGCCCAGGTCGTTTCCCGTGTATTTGAGGCGCCTTTGAATGCCGTAGTACGCTGCAATGTGCTGCTCATGACTGCCGGGACCTCAGCAGCGTCAAACAAGACGGTGTTTGAAATGAACTGCGTCTGTACAAAGATATCATCGACGCTGGCCTCGATCGTCTGCAACTCAATGGTCGTACCAGTTTTGCCGAGCCCCACAACCTTGCGGTAAAAGATATGCTCCAAATCTCCGACGATGACATCTCCATAGGCTGGATAAAGTGTCGTGTTCGTCTCGGTGAATGTGATGTTCGTATCGTTGACGACTACATTCACACCGTGAAGATCTGCGACCGGGATGATCTTGTAAGCTGATGAGACTGTCGTGCCAAATTCGAGGGTCGTGATCTGTTCCTCTTTGGAAATCACCGAGTTGCCGGCTTTGTCGATGGCTTTGATTTTGACATGGTAAAGCGTGTTGGGGAGCAGCCCATCTATATCGGCCTCCGCGACACCCGTGACTGTCTTTTTAAGCGAGGCTGTCGTAGGGGTAAAGCCTTCGGCGGTGTCCATGTGGACTTCATAGACAATCTCGTCGGCAGCCGTGCCGTCGTCGGTAGCCGGAAGCCAAAACAGCGTCACGCCGACCTGTGACGGCGAGTTCAACGAGACCAGAACCGGTGTTGACGGCGCCAGAGCATCCGCTGATGCTCCCGAGTTACTTCCGCCTCCTCCGCAGGCAGAAAACAGTAGTGCATAGATGACAAGTATTACACTTGTTAATGCATATTTCATTTTAATCCTTTCCAGTTGACGATAAAAGATAATTTTTTATCACACCGTTACTTCAATACAAGCCATAACAGTATTTTTTTTTGTTATAGGGACATAAAATATAAGAATATGTAACATTTGGTAATACTGACAAAGATTAGAAAATCTGTTCCTGCACGCATCTGAAGGCCTCTGTACACCGTCTTGCAGAGAGAATAGCGTTGTCGGGCTCAAGGGAGAAGTTGCTTTTTATTGGAAACCTTATTCTGCTTGACGCGTCACTCCGTATTGACCCCTTCACGCTTCAACGGGCTTCCAAGGCTTTTGCAGGTTCGATGAGATTCGTTCAAGCGAGGATGGCACCAAGGGGTCCGGCACACTTTAAAAGCGCACTAATGCCTATGCTCTATGCAAAAACGGTTCCGTACTATTACGGAAAACATCCACAGGGGCATGTGAACATACAAGACGAGTGGATCACGGTTCCAGATATGGAGAAGGTACGCAAAAAGCTTGCGGAGCGGGAAGCGGCAGCCCAGCAATAAACTTCGCGGCGCCCACTAAACAAATTAGCTTCGATACATCGAAGCGCATTCAATCAAATCAGGAATTGGCCTTGAGCGCTCTTTGTAAGCCATCCCGGAGGCATAAAGCCGGGAGGGATGAGCGATTCGCGAAAGGCCGCTTTTTGTGCTACTTTTTCTAAAAAAGTGGCAAAGAGATAGGCCCCTCATTCTTTTCTTTTTCATAAGAAAAGAACCAAAAGAAAATCGTCGTTGCGCGAATCGCACGCTGCTCCCGGCTTTGTGCCTCCGCAGCGGCTTTCAAGGCACGCTTAACGACAGGTCGCCTATTGATTTATGCGCTTCGATGGATCGAAGCTAGTAAAAGAAAGAGAGCTTCGACACGTCGAAGCGCATTCAATCAATTGAAGGTTGGCCTTGAGCGCTCTTTGTAAGCCATCCCGGAGGCATAAAGCCGGGAGGGATGAGCGATTCGCGAAAGGCCGCTTTTTGCGCTACTTTTTCTAAAAAAGTGGCATAAACATTCTTCTCTATCTTTTCTTTTTACAAAGAAAAGAACCAAAAGAAAATCGTCGTTGCGCGAATCGCTCGCTGCTCCCGGCTTTGGGCCTCCGCAGCGGCTTTCAAGGCACGCTTAACGACAGGTCGCCTATTGATTTATGCGCTTCGGGAACCGAAGCTAATCTGAGAGTAT contains:
- a CDS encoding PKD domain-containing protein, which produces MKYALTSVILVIYALLFSACGGGGSNSGASADALAPSTPVLVSLNSPSQVGVTLFWLPATDDGTAADEIVYEVHMDTAEGFTPTTASLKKTVTGVAEADIDGLLPNTLYHVKIKAIDKAGNSVISKEEQITTLEFGTTVSSAYKIIPVADLHGVNVVVNDTNITFTETNTTLYPAYGDVIVGDLEHIFYRKVVGLGKTGTTIELQTIEASVDDIFVQTQFISNTVLFDAAEVPAVMSSTLQRTTAFKGASNTRETTWASGRFKATQTVTSHATPASATARSVAYSASFGAFNVTMPTNQIAVNEGETLTATIIANRTDPEYEFNGIRIEKVTHGGTVVDPATLGMTLTRNGTDPTFISAELKMLATSQMVSEDPYMVTFELRADEVICDNAADPCATATETVELEIHVVPKSQEISFGTINASLSTPDGVLSAGMKVEFAPHLTSQVVKTGTFSIDKAEMYLEGDVHFDTEVLLNFEAAKTIGVRTTDDGVAPLWQRNFTRVFLVAGVPVLEEITLRLDAELTANAAGAIKASTKMNNVIPIKSGFRYENDSWEAIGSKEEPTPTYTASISVEGKADVTFKIIPSVQSKTWKIIKGSVAVPLWAQAAIATEGSIQNASADYRLTDLGATLGVDVTLKAELGLDSMEYLHMGWTKNWSMYHDGIFSLPKLGVKATTPSDYGEVTVVGLVEDGINNPFEQKYVDWKVLPEEGVYITYPDVNNREIAKLQFTQPGDYTVYFIGGSQKLSQSFGRQYATANVSVTDIKTAVPANIAPVAIAGANQLVMAGETVTLPGWNSVDSDGKIVKYSWYDNGTLINESTAKSYDYIFAPGDHTVRLVVTDDKNATGETEILVSVKDVVLPTAGELPSMATLPAEYQGEISLNAASYTTLCPKYRAELVDSPAYADNVDTFYVGAYRCSYQYDKLITSQQHINDVPNGLTLHFGNDFRISHVESFSNGEPDGAQIYFDALENVRALYSYANGVEHGPWFTESEWGYHLNGLQHGAWHSVDSVFAPESSQYNLVYADRVTDAVWDNGNLVQRTVAINGVVTEEYNTLNGQLDGRQYTLDLYDNNTTNIEEYAAGVRNGVYYTKRTDTNGDVYEFTANYQNGTLHGTVQLLRNGALLLDGTLQNGLWNGTVTVKEGQFSLEYVNEDLRTLMEPVQRICGYTSWGTQYWRAASIPFVNGIVDGTVDYGGTRAVTYSNGIMQAQTYYGATTYSETIYQSETVAPRFDSDYKPATWTLYDTADNHVMEQKIYNSAGELSLYMVYDQNGLLAEKIVYHEDGSYVRYLYTAGELRFEYPYNASGRNDGVLKTYHPGEILEYEMPYTDGTRHGVEKWYLADGNLSLERPYDNGLLQGMEKRYYDNRMLHIETPWVAGQQEGIETEYCEDGTTVRGLRPYVAGKLNGVEKVYFDYTTQLASETPYTDGQKHGLSKTYSSTGIILNETPYSYGKLDGTQRFFNTDGELYLERVWAADVLVSEMTYCTSGYYMDDNGTCVAVAVCTESEKLVNNTCVPLTCEADAYNCPSCTVNQVLRYYPDGSGYCEDIVCADSEKLVDGQCVPMTCQADGYNCPVCTDTQLLVYNPDGSGSCEDILCAEGEKVDGGVCVPMTCQMDGYNCPTCSSFEVLMYNADGSGYCEIPTGAVLDYASYFPNAPGFYPFWMDIDAQDNIWILNSDYNNPYDAIKFDGSTVETYVCPTRLDMIEWTWVLPDGSFMIQGMMGDYCVVENGVTRYPTTTEIQYAESTSIHGSASCMQDSTGATWCIPGIDGSVLTKN